The proteins below come from a single Balaenoptera musculus isolate JJ_BM4_2016_0621 chromosome 1, mBalMus1.pri.v3, whole genome shotgun sequence genomic window:
- the RGS1 gene encoding regulator of G-protein signaling 1, with the protein MPGVFLSANPQELKGTDHSLLDDKTQKRRPKTFGMDVKAYLRSMIPHLESGMKPSKSKDLLSADEVKQWSESLEKLLANQTGQDIFGNFLKSEFSEENIEFWLACEDYKKTESDLLHCKAEKIYKAFVQSDAAKQINIDFHTRESTAKKIKAPTPTCFDEAQKIIYTLMEKDSYPRFLKSNIYLNLLNDLQANSLK; encoded by the exons ATGCCAGGCGTGTTCCTCTCTGCTAATCCACAGGAACTGAAAGGAACGGATCATTCGCTTCTAGACGACAAAACGCAAAAAAGGAGGCCAAAGACTTT TGGAATGGATGTGAAAGCATACCTGAGATCTATGATCCCACATCTGGAATCTGGAATGAAACCTTCCAAGTCCAAGGACCT ACTCTCTGCTGATGAAGTGAAGCAGTGGTCTGAATCTCTGGAAAAACTTCTTGCCAACCAAA CTGGTCAAGACATCTTTGGGAATTTCCTAAAGTCTGAGTTCAGTGAAGAGAATATTGAATTCTGGCTGGCTTGTGAAGACTATAAAAAAACAGAGTCTGATCTTCTGCATTGCAAAGCGGAGAAAATCTATAAAGCATTTGTGCAGTCAGATGCTGCCAAACAA ATCAATATTGACTTTCACACTCGAGAATCTACAGCCAAGAAGATTAAAGCACCAACACCCACGTGTTTTGATGAAGCCCAAAAAATCATATATACTCTTATGGAAAAGGACTCCTATCCCAGGTTCCTCAAATCAAATATATACTTAAATCTTCTGAATGACCTTCAGGCTAATAGTCTAAAGTGA